The genomic interval TAGACAAAGCCTTAGGCATCACCTCAGAGCCTGGAGACattgcaagaaaaataaagaaaggtaAATGGGTAAAGGTTTAAAAGTGTGTTAAAAGTACTAGTGGAATGGAGATAAATAAGTGtatgatatacagtatatgagcatattaaaattttctttggAAATACAGTATATTGATGATTAGTTATCTTGAAcaaatgtgcaacaaaataCAAGCACAGTTTACAGCTACATTGTAgatattgtgtattttatttttgttttgcagtaagagttcttttaattttattttacaacactTACAACATGTGTAAgcaatttgaaaaagaaatggaaacccCTTGAATGGTGAGATGTATCAGctcattttttatattaatcttaTTCTGATTGGACAGACAAGCATGTGCATATAAACAGGAGCCTGCTGTAGGTCCTGTAAtgatattttaaggtttttggTGACTTCTTTCAGTGTCTTCTGGTCTGCTCTCAGAGTGAATAGCTTGGACGGTCAGacataaacatttaactttctGTTTAGAATGTCCTCTTCTCATATAATATTTTCTAGCTGATTTCAAATATTCTTGAGACTTTTTTAAACCCCTTACCAGATACTTAAGTTGTTACAATCCTCTCTTGGAAATTTCAGATAGCTCTTTCCCCCTCATCATGGTGCTCATTCTCATTTTAGAAGTCAGTAGTTGACTGGACTAAATGTATGAGGTGTAAACAGGTCATATTTGCTTGGAAATGCTGACTATTGATTTACACCTGATgtgaaatttgaatatttagccttgttaaatgtaaaactgtCAGAATTTATCCTTTAACACCCATGACATTACATATTAAATGATACTTtctgattgtttggtttttgtagacatgttatttaaatgtttcagtatGGCAAAAGTACATATTAAACAGCCTTATAtcaaaatggaggaaaaacagtCTGTCAGAAAGTTTTTCACATGACTGTATATTGTAAACCCAAAAGAAAGAAGCAATGCAtgtaattaaatacaaataattattacattcttTGATGCACTAACAAGCTATCTGTGCAGCCTTCTTACACTAGTTGTTTTGTGTATTGCTAGTCATCTATTGCTGCATCTCATacctacataaataaaatgtccaaattaTCCAACATAACTCTCACAATGCTTAAAACATGACAATTGGAATTTATGTCACACATCTTCTgattaaaaaacaccaaaaacaggAGATCTGAACCTTGTCGCATTAGCGCTCCAATGCCAAACCAGAAACTGTTGAGCAATGTGAAGTTGTTCTGTACCAAAGTTGAGGATGGATTGCAGGCATGTGGGTTGTACCACTCATATGGTGTAAACCTGAAAGACAAAGAGTGACACTGTGAAAGAGAAATAGCGCATAGCAATTCACAATATGTTAAGCCATAAGTTATGTTTTACAGACAGTTAAATTATTATCACTTCAAGACAACTCTGTTAGGTGAAGACTCCAACATAAATTGATAAAATGGAAAACCAACTTGTGGTCTTCATCAGAACCTACTGACAACATTGATATTGCTCAGATTCTAACAGTCATGGCTTCTACCTTAACCTTACATGCATACATCTGCCAAGTCATGCTTGTAACAACAATCATTGCCACATGCAGCAGTGGTAGTAGTTTACCTTGCAATCACAAAGAGCACACAGCTGACCCCAGTACAGGCTAATAGCACATACATCCAGATGTCCGGGGACAGAGGGTTGAGGAAGGAGAACACGCCTGGATTGGTACCGTTGGGTTTCCGGTACAAGATACTGATTCCTAAAGTCATGAAGGGCTTGGAAAAGTCAATCACTTTTTCTCGAACATAAGTGATAGTCAAAGGAGCCACAGCAAGATCTGCAACCTGttgttaaaaaatttaattttcagagattcattttaaagaagagaataaaaaactAGTAATGCAGAACAGTGAGAGTCACAACAAACTACTTTTCACTCACATGGTCGATAAGCTCCCGGACCATCCCGTTCCATTCTCCCTTATCATTCTGAGCTCCATACTTCCCATCACCCACCAACCGGACTTCATATGTAAAACCCAAGATGTTGGAGAGCTCCTTCAAAAGGTCCATGCAGTATCCCTCATAACGGTCGTTTCCAACCAGctccttttcagacttttttacCATCACATAaggattttcctttaaaaaaaataaataaaaaatataaactttactATGCAAATAGTCTTTATGGCAGTATTTCTATGAAATTAATTACATCTTGAATTTTAGTCTGAAGATACTGGCAACGTAAACAGGAATTACACTTGGATGAGTATTAAATAATCCTCTctatctttttaaaatcatcctTCTTCTTCCTAACCCATCTAACAAGATGGGTCATGTTCTGTTACTAACCCATCTTCTCACCTGTATGGTTGTGACAATCAGAGTCCTGTTAGCCAGAGAGTCTGTCACGTTGGTATTCTTTTCCCGGGTGGGCTTCTCCATTAGTTTCATCCCCCTGTATGAGTTCCACACAGCCACCTGGAACCACAAACAGGATTTCAGACTCAAAAACTAACATCTGCTGCTTTAATCGAAACATGCTACATGTGACAGCTGCTCTACTCAGCGAATAAGAAAGACAGAAATCTAGCAGAGACTTGTtgaataaactgtaaaaaccTGAATAAGAGTGTTATGTGATCAATAACACCTGCATCTTTAAAGGGAATAAACCAGCTGATTTTCTCATTCAttggtgaaaaatgaaaacaattttatttgttttcttttcaaggCTAAAGAGGAAACTGGAAGCTGCTTCAGTGAACTgtatattaatcatattttctaaCTCGGTGAAgtgagaaattaaaagaaaagtaaaaagatcTAACACTTGTGCCTCCTTTTCAACTTTCTCCCTAATTCATTGTCCTAAAACATTTACCTTTACTTACTGAGCACTAATAATTTTTACCAAAGTGCAGAAACTTTTATGTACATGACAACAGAGGATATTAACATGAAGAAGTAATTCCAAGTGCCTTAGTGAATGGCTTACATTCAGACATTTACCCATCACCCCACAGgtaaaccaataaataaaattcttgttgtcttctgaaataaaaccatCTGATCTTTTAGTGATCTATTTGAAAAGAATTTCTATGAGTTTTGAAAACAAGAATTGAGAGcataagtttttatttctttagcacAAATATGCATCTATACATACAGGATCAGACGTTACATACACTCAACCTATATGATAATCtccaaactgtttttatgtgtCCTTTGTATTAGGAACATCCAGAAATACATCATTTTCTACCAGCTAGCTTTTGATTTgacattaaaaaattacatattctTTCATCTTCAGTATTACTGTACGAGAAACAAGATGCTGCCACAACCGTGCGTAATAGCTGATACAGTCTAAGAGGTTTAAAAGCTTCTCCTTAACTCAtccaaacaaatcaataaatattttaaacttgttaATCCATTTcttgtgtttaaaatgtataaatttacCACTTACCATTCCTTGTTTTTGAAAGGCACTAAAACTGTGTCTTTTATGttcatttaacactggaaatatttaaaaacattagaaaatctAATAAGCTTATTTATGCCAAAGACAAATATATGACACTTTCTTACTGGAACTatagtatttatatttttaatattatttgaaCCTCAAATGAATCTTGCACAATCTCATTGGTTAACTTTAATCATTGGAGAAACAGAAgtaaattattacaattaatCAGAATGATCTTGTAAGTATTAATTAGCAATGTAGTCAAAATACATATTTGCCACCTCTGAAATAACAAAGTGAAAAACCTTTTGCCTCTTTTCACTGTAAATATATATCattctaaattaatattttgcaaCCATACATACAAAGCTCAGTTTGGATGTAATTTTAAGGGACTGACACCAACAGGGACAGCATGAATGAAACACAGGCAGCAGAGTCAGATGGGTTCAGAGGCAATAAAGGGCAACAAGGAATCTGTTCTCTACACGATCCCAGTGCGTGTGAATGAGGTTGGCCACACCAGGCAGTTTAATCCCAACAGTTATCAGATTAAAACAGGCATCTGTCAGATGGATTTTCAACTTCTCAAATCTTCTCAGTGTTAAAGAGCAAAGGGTCATGGGAGCTCATGACAGTGATGCAGTAAAGTTAAGCGCATTAACTTATTATGCGTCACTGTTAATATAAACTGGCAATGACAAGCCTTTCTCTTCTGGCGTTAAACTCTCtaagcaaaacaatgtttatATTCTGGAACAATGGCCTGTTCTGTCAATCACTGCAAAGAGGATGATGAGCAGTGAATGCATCAGTGCCTCTGACTGTATTAAACTGAGCTTAAAAGACAGCGCAGTCTTTTAAAACTTCAAGATCTGCACTGGAATCTCATTTCCAAACAATTACTTCACTCTTTATTAGAATTTGTCCGATTACATTAACccataaagtcataaaaactaGGAAAATCTGTATTATTTCTGAAATCACTATATATTTTTACCATAGAATTCTGAGTGGAAGTTCATAAACCATCATAGGATATTGCAGAAGACAAGAACAGATTGGTGTATGTAATTAATgcaattattaaattaacataaatacTAATTTGTCTTGAACCTTTCCATAACTTTTACAACCACATACTTGAGGGTGATATATCTGAATTTGATACAACAGaccaacaaacattttaacatattaacagtcaaaatattttcagaaaaatcataaaacagtaATATGTGTTTGTAGTCAACCCCTAGAATCCACTAGAGTGGAATCCAGTGCTTCCAATTCGTAAGtgataaataagcaaacacagtCCACCTATGAGCAATTTAATCTCCATATAGATAGAGCTGTTCTGTATCTAGCTGAAATATACAGTTGTAGtaattatctttggacctaaagaagAATGATAGAGTCAGCACACTACTGTAGATAGTGATAGTAAAATGATGTGTTTGATACTAGACAGTGTGCTAGATAGTAATAACTGCTAGTATATAGTAGTTATTATAGCAAGAAACTAGGGAACAGGACCAAAATCTGGGTATAGTGATTAACTCAAACATGAGCCTTCAGAGCCACACAAAGACAGTTGCAAAATTGGCCTTTTGTCACCTGACATTTCTacgattaaaggactaatgtctcagcaagatctagagaaactcatccatttCAGATGATTTCAGAAATCTGAACAACTCAAATAGCTGAAATGTAGTTTATGTCAGTCATTCAGTTGCCTTCTTCCCTTAAAACTCTGAGTCATGGGTTTGCTGTATATAGCATTGCAAATTTATCATGTGTACCAGGGTGGCTTCCAATAAACACTGTTATAAAAACTGACTCTCTCTTCCTCGTGTGCTTTAAGAAAAATGCTAAGAACCCTAAAGCTCATCCGTACTCAGAACCAAATCACACTGGAAAACCATTACCAAAGATTAGGAGCATACTAAGCCGAGCCAAGAAGGAGGctggaggcaaaaaaaaaaaaaacatttccagaggAGTCAACAACTTTGAAggaaattactttatttcttatttttattcttttccacCTCTTCAAAGTGTGCCTAGCACACTAGCACccaaaaacaaacccaactGCAATGAACTGATAATTTCATATTATTACCATGAAGCCAGGTGTTTTATGAGATGTGCATTCCATATAGCAACGAGGCCCTAAGGATTAAGGTTAAAAGTTAAAAGGGCAGCATAAAATTAAACTACAACATAAATCACAGCCTCTGGAACTTGACAGCTGATGACTGTCCACATAGCTGCCTTTCTGACAACTGAGACAGATGGAGTTGGGAACTTTATGCACAAGCTGTCTACGAGGATAGACTGGTTAAACATCTGTTCtttggctcaaatgttttaaaaagtactatAAGGAGTATTTGAGGTCATTTTAAACTCAAGGAGATATTATAGAATTTTTAAATTGAGATCCTTCACAGAGGTAACTCTCCATTTAGCATATACATAGATTTTTTGGTCCCAAAGGATTAGGCTAACTGCTAGTATGGAAATTATAACAACAGACTTCTACAGTCTTGAAACAATTAGAGTCTCAAAAACACCACAGGAATTTTTGCAAGTTCAATTTGATCACCCATCATCAAATTTGCTTTGGATGGCCATTTATATGTTAGCGTATAATAAAGGAAAGAGGATTTAGATAAACTTGATGTTGGtaaatttacagcattttatttttatctatctggctttctttcttgctttctttctttcctactttcctattttcttttgtctgtccTTCCTTCTAAAGTTACTGAGAAAAAGTTTTGATGCTTGTCATATCAATCAGAACCTGCACCCAAAGCgcataaaagctgaaaagtcaAATATAGCATAGCTGTACACAAAATCATTGAAGGGTAACAGAGTTGACAAGGCAGGTAACAGAAGAGGTGGGTGGCAtatgaaatgtaaaacacagaaaggtctggggaaaaaacaacaacaaaaggctTAAACCAAACAGGGCACAGAACAAACCTTGATCCACCTTTTTGTGAGGCGACTTGTGCCCTCCACAACACCCtttagaaaatgtgaagaaagcAACGTAAACCACAGACAGCATGGAAAGAAACAGTAAGTTGGTACAACATTAATAATACTCATGTCTCTGCAAATTTACAGtgtcaaaaacatgtttttcagtcaCCCACCAAATATAGACCGAGCATGATGTTCGTGTAATAGCCTGTTCTTCAGGTGGCTGTACTCACTCTGGCAGTGCCGTCTTCTTGGAGGCTGATAATGTCCAAATCAAAGTCTCTCCTTAGGCCATCTGTCTTATTAAGTACAATGTGCCCTGTCAGTCCATCCCACTGTGcctaaaaaaaagagacacagaaagaaaaagaaagagcatCAAGAGAGTATCTAAGTTCTTTGAATGTGTGGAGAGTGAATGAGATACTCTGATAATTCACTCCCAGACACAAAGTCAcatataaaaatagaatattcCTTGATCTGATTATGGGTCGCATTCATTACAGTCGACTGGCCCGATCAGTGGAtttggttgtgtgtttttatggaaTTATTCAACCTACAAAGTCCTCAGAAGCTTATTTGCCTAGTTTAGACACAATTTGAAAGaattaaagggaaaataatgTTGTAGGACTTGACAGAATCTAAGTTCATTGCCACTAAATATTTTAACCCAAGACAAATAGTTACCATGTGCTCCACACACCTTTATTAGTCCACACATATTGCACTATGTAAAAGTAACAGGACGTTGCTAAAGCAGGGAGATAATATATGCTTTACGTATGAGTCATTTAATGACACAGTCACACAGTGGGTACAatcaaaaaatgtgaagagAGAAATCCTTTCCCTATACATAGGGTACTGATATAGTACATTGATCAATAAAATTCTAACTAATGTGAGAGAACATCTTTTGTCATTGGTCAATTAGTTTAATTGATAAATGATCAGTTCAACCAGGGGTTTGCTAGATGCTGCTAGTCTAGAGGAGCTGTGAGGGGAAGTCGTGGGGGAGAGGTACTCTGTAAGGCAAAAGCTCTGATGGGGGCTACAGCTTTAAGGaagagctttgtggaaataatCAGTGTTTTGTGAAAGCAAGTGTTTTATTAATACTGTACTTCACACATCTGGCATTTGAGGAACAGTGATAAGAGGAAAGTCTTTACTGAAAGACTAAATCAATATTAActtaaattcttcttttttttacttaatgcctttattttattttaaaaagtgaattgtaattaacatttataaaaagatGATTTACTAAATTTGAAGTTACAATTATAGCACAActatttttctgctttcctaTTGCCCTTTGCTCTCCTAAATGTTGagagagtgttttttttcctttttttaactcTTACTTTATGAGCTGCTTCACGTACAATATATTCAGCATTTAAATTGAGGGTTCAATACAGGAATGTACAGTAAATCAAATTACAGCATTTCCATTATGTCCCTAGAATGCTTTCTTTTCATACATTATTAACTTTAACTTAAAGTTTTAATAcaaaaggcataaaaaaatgtaatttagaaGAATATCTCTCTGCAATTGGTAGTTTAAACCACAAGATATTATTCATATTTCAAGGGTTCTCTGAGAATATTCTGAATGACAAAAGACTGCCTGCcatggtaaaataaaaagtaattaactTCAGTCAAAAACACATTGAACATTGTGCagtaaaatattcaaaggaAAGAGAAATCACACTTATTGTAGTGTTAACAAAGCATGATGTCAAGGATTATGCTAGCTGCTCTTGCAATCAGACAGTCTATTATTAAATAATGAATAGCACAGGAGAATGAGTGCTTCAAAAACCAGTAAATAAAACTAGAGGCtaaagaagaaaattcaaacagaaaaaaagcacaacattAAGAAGAAAATCCAAGAAAGGGGATGGAGTGATAACATTCTCCCTCCCAGGCAGGCATCGGTCCTAAACTGGATTTAAGACTTAAAGAGATCCAACTATTTGAGCATCAAAGGCTTCATTTCTGTCTGTAGGGCATTCAGTCAGACAGTCGGGCTATAGGCCACAGGTTCTCAACCTCTTAGTATATGAAAGACATGTATTTTCATATTGACTGCTTTCATATGGAAGGGACCAACAAAATATATAACCTCACTtgatattaaatttgtttgcaATTCAACTCTAAAGCTTTGACAGTATAAATGTAAAGAATGATCTTGTGCCCGGGTGGTCCTTTGAAAACCGACTCTGCAAATCTTGAAAACTGTATGGGAATAAAGCTGAAAGCAGTAAGCGGCACAGGGTTCTTGGCTCCATAATGTGGATCATTTTCTGACTCTTACCTCCTTGAACAGGTTCATAAAGCGAGGTCCAAAGCGCCAGGGTTTGTGGCGGTGACACTGCAGCGAGCTAACGGTCATTTGAGTGGCCCGCTGCGACGCAACAGCAACCATGTACACAGCATCAAACATCAAGGCTGCATCTGTCTATAGAGAACATACAGAAAATATatgtgtttacttttttattattcagaagCAGCATTTTAAATTACTACAGGCTGTAGATTTTGTCAAATGAAAATTAGATGAGACTGCACAGAAAGTGAGCCACTAAGcagtgtggattttttttttcttattggttTACTTTGCCCATCATTGCTTGTGTAACTTCTTTAATCCAATCAGATGTGTTTGTGACCATATTTACAGTTGTCATTTTACTTGTGTAATTTTAATAGAGATGGTTCCTGTTTAGCAAGATAATGTTGTAAAGGTGCACATCTGTCATGATTTAGAAACTTACTGTGAAGAAGTCTTTTAAGTCTCACTTCCCAACTGCTCTATGCGCTCTGTTATGACACCAGATTTttaaactacagaaatacaTATCATTGACTCTCAGTCAGTTTTGTGAAGGTTTTGGTAAAttcaataaaactatttatattCTAGAatatccatatatatatataacagatgcttattaaatgagaaaacaacTGTTTTTGGCAATGGAGTTGGAAACATAATGACCTGACGATGTTTTCCTCAAGCAAAACCTGACCAGCTCACATTATAGAATCCTCCATAAAACCTATGGTGTTTCAGAGGATGCTCAAGGAAATGTCAGTCCGTCTGTCAAAAACTTAAAGCCGAAGCAGCTTTAAGTTTAACTCAAAACATATCAATAAACCCCCGTGGACAGCCTGAGAATTAAGAAATTGACTTGAAACAGGCAATGCATGCAAGAAACCCTTTAATACTGTATATCTCATGGCTAAAATAATTCTACATTAAGGAGAGAGGCAAGCTTTCCTCAGAATAATGTCAGAGACTAGGCAATGGCTACAAAAAGCATTTAACTGAATGAATTTCAATCAAAATTTGTGACACTATCTATTAGGGGGTCTTTCTACATGGAATTTGCAAGTTCTCCCTATGCATGCGTGGGgctctccgggtactccagcttcctcccacagttcaaaaacatgactgttaggttaactggtttctctaaattctccctaggtgtgagtgtgtgcatggttgtttgtcctgtgtctgtctctgtgttgccctgcgacagactggcgacctgtccagggtgaccccgcctcttgcccggaacgttagctggagataggcaccagcacccctaccaatcccactagggacaagggtgttagaaaatggatggatggatggatggatggatggatggatggatggatggatggatggatggatggatggtctcCTAAATTTTCCCACAGTAAGACtgcataatttttaatatattttttattcagttagcaaaaaatgttattttttgttgcttatttgcAATACAATAGATTTTCctgagagaaaattaaaaataaggaagcaggaagaggaagcagaaaacgttagaaaatgttctgcttgacttatcactcttcaataaaaaaatttaaaaaacacatttttgatcAACTGTGTTTACATATTATCAGATCATCATCTGGCATCACTGGCTTAGAGCTTAGACTTACTGTCATGACTCCTTCCATCAGACCACTCTCCTGTTTGGGAGCCTGTACTCTGTCCGAAGCCCACTTGTCAATAGTTGAAGCTACCCACGGATCATCAAAGTTAAGTAGTCTGAAACCAGTCATGTTGACCCCACTGTAACGGTAGGGTTCCAGGTCCAGAGCGAACAAATCCTGCCGGAGTAAAGAGCAGATGAAAATCAGAGGAATGAAGAAAATCTGAGTACACTGCAAGGACAGAAAGAAAGTGATCTATAATAATTTCTAATCTCTAGTCAATTAACAAAATTTCtcagtcagaaaacaaaacaatctttaACCATCTCACCAAAGTTGTGAAGAAAAAATGATAGTATTCTGTCATCATCCCCATAGATGAAAgctggaaataataataaaaacataatttataatATCTCATTATAGGTGAATTACAGAGTGAATATAtaactaaataattaaataattataacaCACTCTTTGATTTTCTTACACTTTAtgtaagtttaaaataaacacaacattaaaatcATTGGTAATAGTGAAATGGATACGACATGAATGCAGAAATCAAACTTTCTGCctcatttgttttcatcaggGTTCTAAACTCAGTAAAGGCAGGTAAAGTCCTTGTATTTGTGCATATCtgtacattaaaattaaaattcagaagCATTGAGTTAAATAGTTCTCACTGCTATTTGAGAACTAGCATTGAGACAGGTCTGTGGTCTGGTTGAGACAGTTAAAGGTCTgtggaatataaaataaaatgctataagTAGTAGTTTACGTCCTTTATTGCTATCattcaaaagtaaaatgaagGGAGGGATAGTGAATACATTAAATAGCTTCCACAtgatttattactttattataatatgctgtttaaaaaatgtaattgaatgtAGTATTGCCAAAGGAAGGAATGTGTCGTGAAACTGAAATAGAAAAGGCACATAAAGTAATAAAAGTCGCATCACTGACCTGTTTTAAAAGTTCTGAAGCAGTGCGGTAAGAACAgtcaaagataataaaaaactcTCTGTCTTTCTTCAGTTCCTTCAGCAGCGGCCGAGCATCTTGGTTGCCAGGGGTGAGCTGCCGTATCCTGATCTTCAAGTTTAATTTAGCTGGAGCCTTAATCAACTCCTGCATCCGCATCAGACCTAAAATAACataagaattttaattatttacaatttaatattttttctgaaaatttcaacTTAGCTTGGGACTCTTGATGGAACAAAACATCTCTATCTGGCCCCTTCTGCTCTTTTTCATCTGCTCTTTACTCGGGCAGGATTTATTCGCTCTGGACCTTTGTAATCTGTATTAGCCACACACAGTGCTGAAATAGTGTACAGTGACTCTATGGACCCATTACATTATGTACgcatcagttgttttttttcagaacacAAAATCGGCAAAGAAAactttccaaatgaaatgtaactaaattgaattgaactAAACTGAATCACTAGCAAATATGATCCATCTATATTACGAAATTGTAGCATTCTAATGATTTTCCTCCTCTCAGATGTTTCTTCTTAAAATTTTGAAGAGTACCTCTCCTGCAGAACCAGGAATTTTCTATTATCAATATGAAttatgtctgatttttttttttttgtcttaggGCTTCCAGAATGGCTTAAGAGTGAACAAatacaacacaacacaaaaatagGGGTAAATTGCTTCAAACTGCTGAACTTGAGGAAGTATTAATATGTAAAAGATATTtagtaaaatatgtaaaagatatttagcattttgcaaaactttgttaATTTCTGACTGATATTTTACAGATATTAACAGTAAAGTGGTGTAATAATATGATCAATTGGCCTTACCTGTGCTGTCTTCATAGACCACTGTTAGTTTCctccatttaaaaaatgtgaccaCATCTAGGATGGCCCTGGCGATGGCTGTATATTCAGGATATAGGTTAATAAAAAACGTGTCTTTGTTGTCCACTGAGGGGTGCTTCCACCGAGTCTGTATGTGAGGAACTTCCAGAGCATTGCAGATGGACTGCACTGCACTGACTGAGGAGCTGTGAGAGGGTCCGAACACAGCCACTACCCCGAGAGC from Xiphophorus maculatus strain JP 163 A chromosome 11, X_maculatus-5.0-male, whole genome shotgun sequence carries:
- the LOC102238325 gene encoding glutamate receptor ionotropic, kainate 1-like isoform X1; the encoded protein is MEHRKRLFCYIVIAAELCLASAQVLRIGGIFETRESELVSMDELAFKFAVNNINRNKTLMPNATLTYDIQRINVFDGFEASRRVCDQLALGVVAVFGPSHSSSVSAVQSICNALEVPHIQTRWKHPSVDNKDTFFINLYPEYTAIARAILDVVTFFKWRKLTVVYEDSTGLMRMQELIKAPAKLNLKIRIRQLTPGNQDARPLLKELKKDREFFIIFDCSYRTASELLKQLSSMGMMTEYYHFFFTTLDLFALDLEPYRYSGVNMTGFRLLNFDDPWVASTIDKWASDRVQAPKQESGLMEGVMTTDAALMFDAVYMVAVASQRATQMTVSSLQCHRHKPWRFGPRFMNLFKEAQWDGLTGHIVLNKTDGLRRDFDLDIISLQEDGTARGVVEGTSRLTKRWIKVAVWNSYRGMKLMEKPTREKNTNVTDSLANRTLIVTTIQENPYVMVKKSEKELVGNDRYEGYCMDLLKELSNILGFTYEVRLVGDGKYGAQNDKGEWNGMVRELIDHVADLAVAPLTITYVREKVIDFSKPFMTLGISILYRKPNGTNPGVFSFLNPLSPDIWMYVLLACTGVSCVLFVIARFTPYEWYNPHACNPSSTLVQNNFTLLNSFWFGIGALMRQGSEVMPKALSTRIVGGIWWFFTLIIISSYTANLAAFLTVERMDAPIDSADDLAKQTRIEYGAVRDGSTMTFFKKSKISTYEKMWAFMSSRKTALVKNNKEGITRVLTTDYAMLMESTSIEYISQRNCNLTQIGGLIDSKGYGVGTPIGSPYRDKITIAILQLQEEGKLHMMKEKWWRGNGCPEEDNKEANALGVENIGGIFIVLAAGLVLSVFVAIGEFIYKARRNADIEECVSFSAVMEELGRSLQCYKGVRSRSRPQSATRSPCIFCQPKRSAKREGGRRDSSA
- the LOC102238325 gene encoding glutamate receptor ionotropic, kainate 1-like isoform X2, with translation MEHRKRLFCYIVIAAELCLASAQVLRIGGIFETRESELVSMDELAFKFAVNNINRNKTLMPNATLTYDIQRINVFDGFEASRRVCDQLALGVVAVFGPSHSSSVSAVQSICNALEVPHIQTRWKHPSVDNKDTFFINLYPEYTAIARAILDVVTFFKWRKLTVVYEDSTGLMRMQELIKAPAKLNLKIRIRQLTPGNQDARPLLKELKKDREFFIIFDCSYRTASELLKQLSSMGMMTEYYHFFFTTLDLFALDLEPYRYSGVNMTGFRLLNFDDPWVASTIDKWASDRVQAPKQESGLMEGVMTTDAALMFDAVYMVAVASQRATQMTVSSLQCHRHKPWRFGPRFMNLFKEAQWDGLTGHIVLNKTDGLRRDFDLDIISLQEDGTARGVVEGTSRLTKRWIKVAVWNSYRGMKLMEKPTREKNTNVTDSLANRTLIVTTIQENPYVMVKKSEKELVGNDRYEGYCMDLLKELSNILGFTYEVRLVGDGKYGAQNDKGEWNGMVRELIDHVADLAVAPLTITYVREKVIDFSKPFMTLGISILYRKPNGTNPGVFSFLNPLSPDIWMYVLLACTGVSCVLFVIARFTPYEWYNPHACNPSSTLVQNNFTLLNSFWFGIGALMRQGSEVMPKALSTRIVGGIWWFFTLIIISSYTANLAAFLTVERMDAPIDSADDLAKQTRIEYGAVRDGSTMTFFKKSKISTYEKMWAFMSSRKTALVKNNKEGITRVLTTDYAMLMESTSIEYISQRNCNLTQIGGLIDSKGYGVGTPIGSPYRDKITIAILQLQEEGKLHMMKEKWWRGNGCPEEDNKEANALGVENIGGIFIVLAAGLVLSVFVAIGEFIYKARRNADIEEAFCFFYGMQSRQFQRRGSTSSSGSSLSNDLESGRLLGDDTD
- the LOC102238325 gene encoding glutamate receptor ionotropic, kainate 1-like isoform X3, which encodes MEHRKRLFCYIVIAAELCLASAQVLRIGGIFETRESELVSMDELAFKFAVNNINRNKTLMPNATLTYDIQRINVFDGFEASRRVCDQLALGVVAVFGPSHSSSVSAVQSICNALEVPHIQTRWKHPSVDNKDTFFINLYPEYTAIARAILDVVTFFKWRKLTVVYEDSTGLMRMQELIKAPAKLNLKIRIRQLTPGNQDARPLLKELKKDREFFIIFDCSYRTASELLKQLSSMGMMTEYYHFFFTTLDLFALDLEPYRYSGVNMTGFRLLNFDDPWVASTIDKWASDRVQAPKQESGLMEGVMTTDAALMFDAVYMVAVASQRATQMTVSSLQCHRHKPWRFGPRFMNLFKEAQWDGLTGHIVLNKTDGLRRDFDLDIISLQEDGTARVAVWNSYRGMKLMEKPTREKNTNVTDSLANRTLIVTTIQENPYVMVKKSEKELVGNDRYEGYCMDLLKELSNILGFTYEVRLVGDGKYGAQNDKGEWNGMVRELIDHVADLAVAPLTITYVREKVIDFSKPFMTLGISILYRKPNGTNPGVFSFLNPLSPDIWMYVLLACTGVSCVLFVIARFTPYEWYNPHACNPSSTLVQNNFTLLNSFWFGIGALMRQGSEVMPKALSTRIVGGIWWFFTLIIISSYTANLAAFLTVERMDAPIDSADDLAKQTRIEYGAVRDGSTMTFFKKSKISTYEKMWAFMSSRKTALVKNNKEGITRVLTTDYAMLMESTSIEYISQRNCNLTQIGGLIDSKGYGVGTPIGSPYRDKITIAILQLQEEGKLHMMKEKWWRGNGCPEEDNKEANALGVENIGGIFIVLAAGLVLSVFVAIGEFIYKARRNADIEECVSFSAVMEELGRSLQCYKGVRSRSRPQSATRSPCIFCQPKRSAKREGGRRDSSA